A region of Plantactinospora sp. BC1 DNA encodes the following proteins:
- a CDS encoding MerR family transcriptional regulator: MLDTPAEFSIGQVAERTGLSVHTLRLYEREGLLTSRPRRSSGGRRVYSEWDVQWLDNCTKFRASGMPLAAIRRLAELVGEGPGNEAERLELLRAHRQRVLDRIAELHDCLDLISNKVSAYEEAVRQGNADRLWGTRSTGPDTAPAPDTHGRR, translated from the coding sequence ATGCTCGACACTCCTGCGGAATTCAGCATCGGGCAGGTGGCCGAACGCACCGGCTTGAGCGTGCACACCCTCCGGCTGTACGAGCGGGAAGGGCTGCTGACCTCCCGGCCGCGCCGGAGCAGCGGTGGCCGTCGCGTCTACAGTGAATGGGACGTGCAGTGGCTCGACAACTGTACGAAGTTCCGGGCCTCCGGAATGCCGTTGGCCGCGATCCGTCGCCTCGCCGAACTGGTCGGCGAGGGCCCGGGCAACGAGGCCGAACGTCTCGAACTGCTCCGGGCACACCGGCAGCGGGTACTGGACCGGATCGCCGAACTCCACGACTGTCTCGACCTGATCAGCAACAAGGTCAGCGCCTACGAGGAGGCCGTCCGGCAGGGCAACGCCGACCGGCTCTGGGGCACCCGGTCGACCGGCCCCGACACCGCCCCGGCCCCCGACACCCACGGACGCCGGTGA
- a CDS encoding oxidoreductase — protein MGARVGAGAGGTAGFGGTAGFGARSTAEEVLRGIDLSGRLALVTGGYSGLGREATAALARAGARVVVPARRPAVARAALAGIGGLEVDGVEVDGVEVDELDLADLGSVRAFADRFLASGRSIDIMMNNAGIMACPETRVGPGWEAQFGVNHLGHYALVNLLWPAIRRDGGARVVVLTSRAQHPSAIRWSDPHFTRGYDKWQAYAQAKRANVLFAERLDTLGREVGVRAFSVHPGHILTPLQRHLSREEMVAAGWVDLDGNLVDAEFKTPEQGAATQVWAATSPQLAGTGGRYCEDCAVVDQELDPEGAARLWTLSAELTGVDAFGTRP, from the coding sequence ATCGGTGCAAGGGTTGGGGCCGGGGCCGGGGGGACGGCTGGGTTCGGTGGGACGGCCGGGTTCGGGGCACGGAGTACCGCCGAGGAGGTGTTGCGGGGGATCGACCTCTCCGGCCGGCTCGCGCTCGTCACCGGCGGGTACTCCGGACTCGGCCGGGAGGCGACGGCGGCGCTCGCCCGGGCCGGCGCCCGGGTGGTCGTACCCGCGCGGCGGCCCGCGGTGGCCCGCGCCGCGCTGGCCGGGATCGGCGGGCTGGAGGTGGACGGGGTGGAGGTCGACGGGGTGGAGGTCGACGAACTCGACCTGGCCGACCTGGGCAGCGTACGGGCCTTCGCGGACCGGTTCCTGGCCTCGGGCAGGAGCATCGACATCATGATGAACAACGCCGGCATCATGGCCTGCCCCGAAACCCGGGTCGGCCCGGGCTGGGAGGCACAGTTCGGCGTCAACCACCTCGGGCACTACGCGCTGGTCAACCTCCTGTGGCCGGCGATCAGGCGGGACGGGGGAGCCCGGGTCGTGGTGCTCACCTCCCGGGCCCAGCACCCGTCGGCGATCCGCTGGTCCGATCCGCACTTCACCCGTGGCTACGACAAGTGGCAGGCGTACGCCCAGGCGAAGCGGGCGAACGTGCTCTTCGCGGAACGGCTCGACACGCTCGGCCGGGAGGTGGGGGTGCGAGCGTTCTCGGTGCACCCCGGGCACATCCTCACCCCGTTGCAGCGGCACCTGAGCCGGGAGGAGATGGTCGCCGCCGGGTGGGTGGACCTGGACGGCAACCTGGTGGACGCCGAATTCAAGACGCCGGAGCAGGGGGCGGCGACCCAGGTCTGGGCGGCCACCTCGCCCCAGCTCGCCGGAACCGGCGGGCGGTACTGCGAGGACTGTGCCGTGGTCGACCAGGAGTTGGACCCGGAAGGAGCGGCGCGGCTGTGGACGCTGTCGGCCGAGTTGACCGGCGTCGACGCGTTTGGGACCCGGCCCTGA
- a CDS encoding tyrosine-type recombinase/integrase yields the protein MTAEVDRRVVVNVGQARELLTAVTYVGRRGRDGRRGERLRAFYACLYFAALRPSEALGLRERDCHLPESGWGLLTVEKSRPAAGKRYTDSGEVHDDRGLKHRGETEAREVPIPPELVGLLRWHIERFGVGKDGRLFRSERGNVVASSTYSRVWEEARALSLPPDLVASPLAGRPYDLRHAGVSLWLNAGLPAPEVAERAGHSVDVLLRVYAKCIDGDRSRMNERIEAALSA from the coding sequence GTGACGGCGGAGGTCGATCGGCGGGTGGTGGTCAACGTCGGCCAGGCGCGGGAACTGTTGACCGCAGTGACGTACGTCGGCCGGCGCGGCAGAGACGGGCGGCGAGGTGAGCGGCTACGCGCTTTCTACGCCTGCCTGTACTTTGCGGCGCTGCGGCCGAGTGAGGCGCTGGGCCTGCGGGAGCGGGACTGCCACCTGCCCGAGTCGGGTTGGGGTCTGCTGACGGTGGAGAAGTCCCGTCCGGCGGCGGGCAAGCGCTACACCGACAGCGGTGAGGTGCACGACGATCGCGGGTTGAAACACCGGGGCGAGACGGAAGCGCGGGAGGTACCGATTCCGCCGGAGCTGGTCGGGCTCCTTCGGTGGCACATCGAACGGTTCGGCGTCGGCAAGGATGGCCGGCTGTTCCGCAGTGAGCGGGGCAACGTGGTGGCGTCCTCGACGTACTCCCGGGTCTGGGAAGAGGCGCGGGCGTTGAGCCTGCCACCGGACCTTGTGGCGTCGCCGCTGGCGGGGCGGCCGTACGACTTGCGGCATGCCGGAGTCTCGCTCTGGCTGAACGCGGGCCTACCCGCTCCGGAGGTCGCGGAGCGGGCGGGTCATTCCGTCGACGTGCTGCTCAGGGTGTACGCGAAGTGCATTGACGGGGACCGGAGTCGGATGAACGAGCGGATCGAGGCGGCGCTGTCCGCGTGA
- a CDS encoding AlpA family transcriptional regulator, whose amino-acid sequence MDNDLLTVPQVLAALNGVSRRTFYRWRELGVAPECIKLPNGELRIKRRDLRAWLDQHREAA is encoded by the coding sequence ATGGACAACGACCTGTTGACCGTTCCTCAGGTTCTCGCCGCGCTCAACGGTGTATCGCGGCGAACCTTTTACCGGTGGCGTGAGCTGGGCGTCGCACCGGAGTGCATCAAGCTGCCAAACGGTGAGCTACGGATCAAGCGGCGTGACCTGCGAGCCTGGCTGGACCAGCACCGGGAGGCGGCGTGA
- a CDS encoding replication initiator, with product MRGGRQFREGVASRGREATPSRKRCDVRGSAALADIPPPHPTPPRPTPAPPSTPPPPWSTEGRPTSTRGWPDTGTRGPLSSRALRWAIETSGRYGRQHLTPRRRSLHRSSRHAVNNAHGHYSWNVQYAGAVELQRRLAPHAHFAIRGTLPRRLLKQIAAATYHQVWWPAFNEPCYTVDKPPVWDVEQQAYVDPKTREPLTPWSHALDELEKPAARPAYVARLGRIDARGIEQGTRDAERSIRYVTKYVTKDLTDQARPRSDAQKAHFDRLHAELSVLPCSPTCANWLLYGVQPDGVKAGLTPGRCTGKVHQRSTLGFTGRRVLVSRQWSGKTLADHRADNRAWIRAILAGGMADTDPADGDQGDGHGQDQTTADNPQRYRFELARPEDPDVLPLEHRILRAISARIRWRTDLDTARQRASGDVSATAQTFVPAA from the coding sequence ATGCGGGGGGGACGCCAATTCCGGGAAGGAGTGGCTTCGCGGGGTCGGGAAGCCACTCCTTCCCGGAAACGGTGCGACGTCCGCGGGTCAGCGGCGCTTGCGGACATCCCGCCACCCCACCCCACCCCCCCCCGGCCCACACCCGCCCCCCCGTCAACACCACCCCCCCCGTGGAGCACAGAGGGTCGCCCCACATCCACGAGAGGGTGGCCCGACACAGGGACGAGGGGGCCACTTTCCAGCCGGGCGTTACGGTGGGCCATAGAGACCTCCGGTAGGTATGGGCGTCAGCACCTCACACCTCGCCGGAGGTCTCTCCATCGATCAAGCCGACACGCCGTCAACAACGCTCATGGTCACTACAGCTGGAACGTCCAATACGCCGGAGCAGTCGAGCTACAACGCCGGCTCGCGCCACACGCACACTTCGCCATCCGGGGCACCCTCCCGAGGCGGCTACTCAAGCAGATCGCCGCCGCGACCTACCACCAAGTGTGGTGGCCAGCGTTCAACGAACCGTGCTACACCGTCGACAAACCGCCCGTGTGGGATGTCGAGCAACAGGCGTACGTCGACCCCAAGACACGCGAGCCGCTGACCCCGTGGTCGCACGCCCTGGACGAGCTGGAGAAACCCGCCGCCCGACCGGCATACGTCGCCCGGCTCGGCCGGATCGACGCACGCGGCATCGAGCAGGGCACCCGCGACGCGGAACGGTCAATCCGCTACGTCACGAAGTACGTCACCAAGGACCTGACCGACCAGGCCCGACCACGCTCCGACGCGCAGAAGGCGCACTTCGACCGGCTCCACGCCGAACTCTCCGTCCTGCCCTGCTCGCCCACCTGCGCCAACTGGCTCCTCTACGGCGTCCAGCCTGACGGGGTCAAGGCAGGCTTGACCCCCGGCCGCTGTACCGGGAAGGTCCACCAACGCTCCACGCTCGGCTTCACCGGCCGGCGGGTTCTCGTCTCCCGGCAGTGGTCCGGCAAGACCCTCGCCGATCACCGGGCGGACAACCGGGCCTGGATTCGCGCCATCCTCGCTGGTGGCATGGCCGACACCGATCCGGCCGACGGAGACCAGGGCGACGGACACGGCCAGGACCAGACAACGGCCGACAACCCGCAGCGGTACCGGTTCGAACTCGCACGCCCCGAAGACCCCGACGTCCTACCCCTCGAACACCGCATCCTGCGCGCCATCTCAGCCCGCATCCGCTGGCGAACAGACCTCGACACCGCCCGGCAACGGGCGTCCGGCGATGTTTCGGCAACCGCACAGACTTTCGTCCCCGCAGCCTGA
- a CDS encoding iron chaperone, with protein MSSDGNRTYQGFTAEERAAMKEHAQEQKKAARRGSRADKAAEAERDVLSKIAEMQDSDRIMAERVHAIVTASAPALASKLWYGMPAYTLDGKIVCHFQPAAKFKTRYATLGFSDQANLDEGPIWPTAFALTALTPDVETRISALVKRATT; from the coding sequence ATGAGTAGCGACGGCAACAGGACTTACCAGGGTTTCACCGCCGAAGAGCGCGCCGCGATGAAGGAACACGCCCAAGAGCAGAAGAAGGCAGCGCGCCGTGGCTCCCGGGCGGACAAGGCGGCGGAGGCGGAGCGGGACGTGCTCTCGAAGATCGCCGAGATGCAGGATTCCGACCGGATCATGGCCGAACGTGTCCATGCGATCGTCACCGCCAGCGCCCCCGCGCTCGCCTCGAAGCTCTGGTACGGGATGCCCGCCTACACCCTTGACGGCAAGATCGTCTGCCACTTCCAGCCCGCCGCCAAGTTCAAGACCCGCTACGCGACGCTCGGCTTCAGCGACCAGGCAAACCTGGACGAGGGCCCGATCTGGCCCACCGCCTTCGCCCTGACCGCCCTAACCCCCGACGTAGAGACCCGCATCAGCGCCCTCGTGAAACGCGCCACCACCTGA
- a CDS encoding glyoxalase: MSSIEFVTLEVPDPVAANAFYSGAFDLGARVRVRASQAPTTGFRGFAMSLVVSQPNTVDSYFDTAVERGATALKPAAKSFWGYGGVLRDPYGTIWKIASSSKKNTGPASRHVDDIVLLLGVADVAATKRCYVERGLPVARSFGRKYVEFATSGIRLALYGRRAAAKDAGVSPDGTGSHRLVIGSSAGTFADPDGFQWEAVSTSYEQYGQANTADLGFRTER, encoded by the coding sequence ATGTCCTCCATCGAGTTTGTCACGCTCGAAGTACCCGACCCCGTCGCCGCCAATGCCTTCTACTCCGGGGCTTTCGACCTGGGCGCCCGAGTGCGGGTACGCGCCTCGCAGGCACCCACGACCGGCTTTCGCGGGTTCGCCATGTCGCTGGTGGTGTCCCAGCCGAACACTGTGGACAGCTACTTCGACACCGCCGTCGAACGCGGAGCGACAGCACTGAAGCCGGCCGCGAAGAGTTTCTGGGGCTACGGCGGGGTGCTACGTGACCCGTACGGCACGATCTGGAAGATCGCTTCGTCGTCGAAGAAGAACACCGGCCCGGCCAGCCGACACGTCGACGATATCGTCCTGCTGCTGGGCGTGGCCGACGTCGCCGCGACCAAGCGCTGCTATGTCGAGCGCGGCCTGCCCGTGGCCAGAAGCTTCGGTCGCAAGTACGTCGAGTTTGCCACCTCGGGCATCAGGCTGGCCCTCTACGGCCGCCGTGCCGCCGCCAAGGACGCAGGCGTCTCCCCCGACGGCACCGGATCACACCGCCTCGTCATCGGCAGCAGTGCCGGCACCTTCGCCGACCCGGACGGTTTCCAGTGGGAGGCCGTCTCCACCTCGTACGAACAGTACGGCCAGGCCAACACTGCCGATCTTGGCTTTCGTACCGAGCGATAG
- a CDS encoding VOC family protein — MAGSATQGVKTVLHPVSDLAKAKAVYAALLGVPPTSDSSYYVGFDTGGQHIGLVPGGGPQGMTSPVAYWHVPDIEAKLAELTAAGATVTEPAHDVGGGRTVATVTDPDGNVLGLIQD, encoded by the coding sequence ATGGCCGGTTCTGCCACCCAGGGAGTCAAGACCGTGCTGCATCCGGTGTCGGACCTGGCGAAGGCCAAGGCGGTGTACGCGGCTCTGCTCGGCGTGCCGCCGACGAGTGACTCGTCCTACTATGTCGGCTTCGACACCGGGGGTCAGCACATCGGGCTGGTGCCGGGCGGTGGCCCACAGGGCATGACCTCGCCGGTGGCCTACTGGCACGTACCGGACATCGAGGCGAAACTCGCCGAACTGACCGCCGCAGGCGCCACCGTGACCGAGCCCGCGCACGACGTCGGTGGCGGCCGCACCGTCGCCACCGTCACCGACCCGGACGGCAACGTCCTGGGACTGATCCAGGACTGA
- a CDS encoding LuxR C-terminal-related transcriptional regulator has protein sequence MVDISTREAEVLALVGEHLSNAEIGARLFISVRTVETHVSSLLRKLEVPDRRALAQRVPEEAVAGPAQPVPVLPAPLTSFVGRVRERTELTELIKAHRQVTAVGPGGVGKTRLALAVASEAAGEYPDGVWFVDLVPVADPGMIATAVAGALGLGEQPGRDMTGSVVAALAGHHALLVLDNCEHVLDGVAPLLERLLAACPGVTVLATSRARLMVPFERVYQVPPLSLAVDGGSDAIALFMERAAAVGWPLDPPLREQVASICERLDGMALAIELAAARYPTLGLDGITTALSHPLRMLTGGSRADERHRSVRAVLDWSHALLEPADRVLLRRVSVFVAPFTAQAAAEVTGAEHVAEGAGFEGAAEGAGAEYAAEGARFEGAGEGAGAEEGLVAEGLARLAEQSLLVVTASPGGTRYRALETIRQYGTERLTEAGELVDARSRHLRWCLAKAAGLTETGADWRVRFDAVADDLRAALAWAADRAEQRADACRLARFLAELTFTRHLTAESQQRYEQAAALADDPAVTASMYRQAAAVAGCRTIGDDMYRLRRAAADAAGRAGDTAGAAGDLATAATIAYRFSSKFVRIPSPAEALALLTEARQLAGDDPAAQAAVSLAEAGVLSDAFGAAQGPPDNAVPETIARAERAVELARRTGDPLAESAALDALTAAHSWAGDTLAVAATARRRIMLLSDTPDTPAGTHELIDALGMVTETGLGAGDVPGARRWARELAGHPALAEVGHLATYRLLMVEALAGNAAEVLTGSVRFLDGWRRSGSPALPGLAPAAAGVAMIHGLRADQEARGEWQEILDQFGTSAGGRTYGYGAVFDAMLLLHQGQAPEALERVAPEPGEVWKWVTWIWLHWYVALRAEAAVLAASPDARDRLAEARTIVAGNPVADAMVARAEALLDGDRAALLGTAAAFEVAGCRYQSGRTLLLAGGADAERGAAVLRELGLAPTGSEPGVAPMGSGVDGLVRPG, from the coding sequence ATGGTTGACATCTCGACTCGGGAAGCCGAGGTGCTCGCGTTGGTCGGCGAGCACCTCAGCAACGCCGAGATCGGGGCCCGGCTGTTCATCTCGGTGCGTACCGTGGAGACCCACGTCTCGTCGCTGCTGCGCAAGCTGGAGGTCCCGGATCGGCGTGCGCTCGCCCAGCGGGTGCCTGAGGAGGCCGTCGCCGGCCCGGCCCAGCCGGTACCGGTCCTGCCGGCCCCGCTGACCTCGTTCGTCGGTCGGGTGCGCGAGCGGACCGAACTGACCGAGCTGATCAAGGCGCACCGTCAGGTGACCGCGGTCGGCCCTGGTGGCGTGGGCAAGACCCGGCTCGCGCTGGCGGTGGCCTCGGAAGCCGCTGGCGAGTACCCCGACGGGGTATGGTTCGTCGACCTGGTCCCGGTCGCCGATCCTGGCATGATCGCGACTGCCGTCGCCGGGGCGCTCGGCCTCGGCGAGCAGCCCGGCCGGGACATGACCGGGTCCGTCGTTGCCGCGTTGGCCGGCCATCACGCGTTGCTGGTCCTGGACAACTGCGAGCACGTACTGGACGGGGTGGCGCCGCTGCTCGAGCGGCTGTTGGCAGCGTGCCCCGGGGTGACGGTGTTGGCGACCAGCCGGGCCCGGCTGATGGTGCCGTTCGAGCGGGTGTACCAGGTGCCACCGCTGTCGCTGGCTGTCGACGGTGGATCGGACGCGATCGCGTTGTTCATGGAGCGGGCGGCGGCGGTGGGCTGGCCGCTGGATCCGCCACTGCGCGAGCAGGTCGCCTCGATCTGCGAGCGTCTGGACGGCATGGCGCTGGCGATCGAGCTGGCCGCCGCTCGGTATCCCACGCTCGGGCTGGACGGCATCACCACCGCGCTGTCCCATCCGCTCCGGATGCTGACCGGCGGATCCCGGGCCGATGAGCGGCACCGTTCGGTGCGGGCGGTACTGGACTGGAGCCACGCCCTGCTGGAGCCGGCCGATCGGGTGCTACTGCGCCGGGTGTCGGTGTTCGTGGCACCATTCACCGCGCAGGCGGCGGCGGAGGTCACCGGAGCCGAGCACGTAGCGGAGGGCGCCGGGTTCGAGGGCGCGGCGGAGGGCGCCGGAGCCGAGTACGCGGCGGAGGGCGCCAGGTTCGAGGGCGCAGGGGAGGGCGCAGGGGCCGAGGAGGGTCTTGTCGCCGAGGGGCTGGCGCGGCTCGCCGAACAGAGCCTGCTGGTGGTGACGGCCTCCCCGGGCGGCACCCGGTACCGGGCGCTGGAGACCATCCGCCAGTACGGGACGGAGCGGCTCACCGAGGCCGGTGAGCTGGTTGACGCCCGGTCCCGGCACCTGCGCTGGTGCTTGGCCAAGGCCGCTGGGCTGACGGAGACGGGGGCGGACTGGCGGGTCCGCTTCGACGCGGTGGCCGACGACCTCCGTGCCGCCCTCGCCTGGGCGGCCGACCGGGCAGAGCAGCGCGCGGACGCCTGTCGCCTCGCCCGGTTCCTGGCAGAGCTGACCTTCACGCGTCACCTGACCGCCGAGTCCCAGCAGCGCTACGAGCAGGCGGCCGCGCTCGCCGACGACCCCGCGGTCACCGCGTCGATGTACCGGCAGGCCGCGGCCGTGGCCGGCTGCCGGACGATCGGTGACGACATGTACCGGCTGCGGCGCGCTGCCGCCGACGCCGCCGGTCGGGCCGGTGACACCGCTGGCGCGGCGGGTGACCTGGCGACCGCCGCCACCATCGCCTACCGCTTCTCGAGCAAGTTCGTGCGGATCCCGTCCCCGGCGGAGGCGCTCGCGCTGCTCACCGAGGCGCGACAGCTGGCCGGCGACGACCCGGCCGCGCAGGCCGCGGTCTCATTGGCCGAGGCGGGAGTGCTCTCCGACGCGTTCGGTGCCGCCCAGGGCCCGCCGGACAACGCCGTACCGGAGACGATCGCGCGCGCCGAGCGGGCGGTCGAACTCGCCCGCCGGACCGGCGACCCGCTCGCCGAGTCGGCCGCACTCGACGCACTCACCGCCGCGCACAGCTGGGCCGGTGACACCTTGGCGGTCGCGGCCACGGCCCGGCGCCGGATCATGCTGCTCTCCGACACACCGGATACCCCGGCTGGTACCCACGAGCTGATCGACGCACTCGGCATGGTCACCGAGACGGGCCTCGGCGCCGGGGACGTGCCGGGCGCCCGGCGGTGGGCACGGGAACTGGCCGGCCATCCGGCGCTGGCCGAGGTCGGGCACCTCGCCACGTACCGGCTGCTGATGGTGGAGGCACTGGCCGGCAACGCCGCCGAGGTGCTGACCGGCAGTGTCCGGTTCCTCGACGGGTGGCGGCGGTCGGGCAGTCCGGCCCTGCCGGGCCTCGCTCCGGCGGCGGCCGGGGTGGCGATGATCCACGGCCTGCGCGCCGACCAGGAGGCGAGGGGCGAGTGGCAGGAGATCCTGGACCAGTTCGGCACCTCGGCGGGCGGGCGTACCTACGGCTACGGGGCGGTCTTCGACGCGATGCTCCTGCTGCACCAGGGGCAGGCGCCGGAGGCGCTGGAGCGGGTGGCACCCGAGCCCGGCGAGGTGTGGAAGTGGGTCACCTGGATCTGGCTCCACTGGTACGTCGCACTGCGCGCCGAGGCCGCCGTACTCGCCGCGAGCCCTGACGCTCGCGACCGCCTGGCGGAGGCCCGGACCATCGTGGCCGGCAATCCGGTGGCCGATGCCATGGTGGCACGGGCCGAAGCCCTGCTGGACGGCGACCGGGCGGCACTGCTCGGCACGGCAGCGGCCTTCGAGGTGGCCGGCTGCCGCTACCAGTCCGGCCGGACTCTGCTGCTGGCCGGCGGCGCCGATGCCGAGCGCGGGGCGGCCGTGCTCCGCGAGCTTGGGCTCGCCCCGACGGGCAGCGAGCCTGGGGTCGCCCCGATGGGCAGCGGCGTCGACGGGCTGGTTCGGCCCGGGTGA
- a CDS encoding RidA family protein has product MDRTAVNPWAWSVELGYNQGEVVSGHTRTLYCAGQAAMGGDGRPRHAGDLAAQLALSLDNLEAVLAGAEMSLANLVRLNVYTTDVDGLFAHYGVLASRLGAAGVAPPTTMLGVTRLAIPDLMVELEGTAVA; this is encoded by the coding sequence ATGGATCGAACGGCGGTCAACCCGTGGGCCTGGTCGGTGGAGTTGGGGTACAACCAGGGCGAGGTCGTCTCCGGGCACACCCGGACGCTGTACTGCGCCGGGCAGGCCGCGATGGGTGGCGACGGCCGACCCCGGCATGCCGGTGACCTGGCGGCGCAGTTGGCGCTGAGCCTCGACAACCTGGAAGCCGTACTCGCCGGGGCCGAGATGTCCCTCGCGAACCTCGTCCGGCTCAACGTCTACACCACCGACGTCGACGGGCTCTTCGCGCACTACGGCGTGCTGGCGTCGCGGCTGGGTGCCGCCGGGGTGGCACCGCCGACCACGATGCTCGGGGTGACCCGGCTTGCGATCCCCGACCTGATGGTCGAACTTGAGGGGACCGCCGTCGCGTGA
- a CDS encoding TRM11 family methyltransferase → MTAARLVARTVRGIEPVVADEIATLQVGRVSAVAHREVWFDSVDPGPEVLDLRCADDIFLVGTAVYGIGRSRADLRMLGKAASTLPLRELLTRWRRCRGAARQPTSSMRDRRLSGTDGSAPLSGTDGSAPLSGTDEWAPLSGIDVSASFLGRRNFTRFDLEDAVGEPIAAALGLPYHSRRGGVAPPPGGLSWRVTLVDDRALVALRIADRPLHRRAYRRMSRPGSLHPPVAAALVRLVGARDGDRLLDPCCGAGTIPVEAALSGRSLSIVGSDIDRAVVAIAAGNGRDTPVGWVVADAGRIPLSDDAVDLVLTNPPWDRQVPFAGILAGQQRRFWTELRRVLRPNGRAVLLLSDVDGQLPDVEATGLALRQRYPISLSGTHPEIVVLRAR, encoded by the coding sequence GTGACGGCCGCGCGCCTGGTGGCGCGGACGGTGCGGGGCATCGAGCCGGTGGTGGCCGACGAGATAGCAACACTTCAAGTGGGCCGGGTCAGTGCGGTCGCACACCGTGAGGTGTGGTTCGACAGCGTTGATCCCGGTCCGGAGGTACTGGATCTGCGCTGCGCCGACGACATCTTCCTGGTCGGCACGGCCGTGTACGGAATCGGCCGCAGCCGGGCCGATCTGCGGATGCTGGGCAAGGCCGCGTCGACGTTGCCGCTGCGGGAGTTGCTGACCCGGTGGCGCCGCTGCCGTGGCGCTGCCCGACAACCGACCTCCAGCATGCGCGACCGCCGGCTTTCCGGGACAGACGGCTCGGCACCACTGTCCGGCACGGACGGCTCGGCACCACTGTCCGGCACGGACGAGTGGGCACCGCTGTCCGGGATCGACGTCTCCGCGTCGTTCCTGGGGCGGCGCAACTTCACCCGGTTCGATCTGGAGGACGCGGTCGGCGAGCCGATCGCCGCCGCGCTCGGGCTGCCGTACCACAGCCGACGGGGCGGGGTCGCGCCACCGCCCGGCGGACTCTCCTGGCGGGTCACCCTCGTCGACGACCGGGCGCTGGTGGCGCTGCGGATCGCGGACCGGCCGCTGCACCGCCGCGCGTACCGTCGGATGTCCCGGCCGGGCAGCCTGCATCCGCCGGTCGCCGCCGCGCTGGTCCGGCTCGTCGGGGCGCGGGACGGCGACCGGCTCCTCGATCCCTGCTGCGGTGCCGGGACGATACCGGTCGAGGCGGCTCTCTCCGGTCGGAGTCTGTCCATCGTGGGCAGTGACATCGACCGGGCCGTCGTCGCGATCGCCGCCGGCAACGGCCGGGACACACCGGTCGGCTGGGTGGTCGCGGACGCCGGCCGGATCCCACTGTCGGACGACGCCGTCGACCTGGTGCTCACCAACCCGCCGTGGGACCGGCAGGTGCCGTTCGCCGGCATCCTGGCCGGGCAACAGCGGCGGTTCTGGACGGAGCTGCGCCGGGTGCTACGCCCGAACGGCCGCGCGGTGCTGCTGCTCTCCGACGTGGACGGCCAGTTACCCGATGTGGAGGCGACCGGGCTGGCCCTGCGGCAGCGGTACCCGATCAGCCTCTCCGGCACCCACCCGGAGATCGTCGTCCTGCGGGCACGGTAA
- a CDS encoding GNAT family N-acetyltransferase has protein sequence MAASVRLRPVREDDLPMLQRFLTEPGLVGLDWAGFRDAQEPVRRYAADGYLGAENSRLIVETGSPDPDAEQEHTAAGFVGWHADGFGVARFWEIGIALLPEWRGQGIGWRAQALLCDYLFTHTPAERIQAGTHPENTAEQRSLEKAGFRREGVLRSVEFRAGRWRDGWLYSRLRNDPAPKISGDVPPT, from the coding sequence GTGGCAGCATCCGTACGGCTCCGCCCGGTACGCGAGGACGACCTTCCGATGCTGCAACGCTTCCTGACCGAGCCGGGCCTGGTCGGGTTGGACTGGGCCGGCTTCCGCGATGCCCAGGAGCCGGTACGCCGGTACGCCGCCGACGGCTACCTCGGCGCCGAGAACAGCCGGCTGATCGTCGAGACCGGTTCCCCGGATCCCGACGCCGAGCAGGAACACACCGCCGCCGGGTTCGTCGGCTGGCACGCCGACGGGTTCGGCGTGGCGAGATTCTGGGAGATCGGCATCGCGCTGCTGCCCGAGTGGCGCGGCCAGGGCATCGGCTGGCGTGCCCAGGCGCTGCTCTGCGACTACCTGTTCACGCACACTCCGGCCGAGCGCATCCAGGCCGGCACCCATCCGGAGAACACGGCGGAGCAGCGGTCGTTGGAGAAGGCCGGGTTCCGCCGCGAGGGTGTGCTGCGGTCGGTCGAGTTCCGGGCCGGCCGGTGGCGGGACGGTTGGCTCTACAGTCGGCTCCGGAACGACCCGGCGCCGAAAATATCCGGCGACGTGCCGCCGACCTGA